A window from Bacteroidota bacterium encodes these proteins:
- the apaG gene encoding Co2+/Mg2+ efflux protein ApaG — protein sequence MVSKISEGVTISVETFYQPDYSNPVQFEFMFAYRITIENGNEFPIKLHRRQWFIYDSNGAQREVEGEGVVGVQPVLKPGERYQYVSGCNLRTEMGRMTGTYQMENMHSKKFFDVNIPAFEMMAPFKNN from the coding sequence ATGGTAAGTAAAATCTCAGAAGGCGTTACAATCAGCGTAGAAACTTTCTACCAACCCGACTACAGTAATCCTGTTCAGTTCGAATTTATGTTTGCTTATCGCATTACCATCGAAAATGGAAATGAATTTCCTATTAAGTTACATCGTCGTCAATGGTTCATCTATGATAGTAATGGTGCCCAACGTGAAGTAGAAGGTGAAGGTGTTGTTGGTGTACAGCCTGTACTAAAACCAGGTGAAAGATATCAATATGTAAGTGGTTGTAATCTTCGTACTGAAATGGGTAGAATGACCGGTACCTACCAAATGGAAAACATGCATTCTAAAAAATTCTTCGATGTAAATATTCCTGCTTTTGAAATGATGGCACCCTTTAAGAATAACTAA
- a CDS encoding NADP-dependent isocitrate dehydrogenase: protein MKIAVAKGDGIGPEIMEAVLSIFTANNVPLEYEYVDMGKWVFDKGFNNGMTPEAKQSIENLGLLFKGPMETPKGKGVKSINVTARKTWNTFANKRDFQTLHGVDTVFSKAGILIDITIVRENIEDTYGGIEHMLTHDVALSRRFITRPGSMQVIRYAFEMAKQKNAKRITCGHKANIMKITDGLFLDCFYEVAKEYPELKADDVIVDDLCMKLVVKPDTFDVVVLTNLQGDIVSDLCAGLVGGLGFAPSANIGDHIAIFEAVHGTAPDIAGKNIANPTALLLSGLAMLRHVGLTENAAIIENALLYTLENGVHTGDFGDKSIPAVNTTQFANAIIGNFGKKPKTNPREIIPNVPGTPTPLKLFSNSMMVSIEPENELIVGVDLFIESNEQPMAIAEKCKQHGGVKFNLISISNRGTQVWPTGSVYTNLVNQYNVRFESINDEPLNQQDVIGLYVSMSGSFKICSFELLNMWEGKKAYSLAQGQ, encoded by the coding sequence ATGAAAATTGCAGTTGCGAAAGGAGATGGCATCGGACCGGAGATAATGGAGGCTGTCCTTAGTATTTTTACTGCTAACAATGTGCCTTTGGAGTATGAATATGTAGATATGGGCAAATGGGTTTTCGATAAGGGTTTTAATAATGGTATGACACCGGAAGCCAAACAATCCATCGAAAATCTCGGGTTGCTTTTTAAAGGCCCGATGGAAACACCAAAAGGCAAAGGAGTAAAAAGCATTAACGTAACTGCACGTAAAACATGGAACACATTTGCAAACAAAAGAGATTTTCAAACCCTGCATGGAGTAGATACCGTTTTCAGTAAAGCAGGAATACTAATTGACATTACAATTGTAAGGGAAAACATTGAAGACACTTATGGTGGCATTGAACATATGCTTACACATGATGTGGCCTTGAGCCGTCGCTTCATCACCCGCCCAGGCAGTATGCAGGTAATACGTTATGCTTTTGAAATGGCGAAACAGAAAAATGCAAAGCGCATCACCTGTGGTCACAAAGCGAACATCATGAAAATAACGGATGGTTTATTCCTCGATTGTTTTTATGAAGTGGCAAAAGAATATCCCGAGCTCAAAGCAGATGACGTGATTGTTGATGACCTCTGCATGAAACTGGTTGTAAAACCTGATACTTTCGATGTAGTAGTACTAACTAATCTTCAAGGCGATATTGTAAGTGATCTATGCGCAGGTCTTGTTGGTGGTTTGGGTTTTGCGCCTTCCGCAAATATTGGTGATCATATCGCCATCTTCGAAGCTGTGCATGGCACAGCCCCGGATATTGCAGGAAAAAATATTGCAAATCCAACTGCATTATTATTAAGTGGCCTTGCAATGCTCCGTCATGTTGGGCTTACTGAAAATGCAGCGATCATCGAAAATGCATTGCTTTATACTTTGGAAAACGGTGTGCATACCGGTGACTTTGGTGACAAATCAATTCCTGCAGTTAATACAACTCAATTTGCAAATGCTATTATTGGCAATTTTGGAAAGAAGCCAAAAACAAATCCCAGGGAAATTATTCCGAACGTTCCCGGTACACCAACACCATTAAAATTATTCAGCAATTCAATGATGGTTTCTATAGAACCTGAAAATGAGTTGATCGTTGGTGTTGATCTATTTATTGAAAGTAATGAGCAGCCAATGGCTATCGCGGAAAAATGCAAACAACATGGGGGTGTAAAATTCAATTTGATAAGTATAAGTAACCGCGGTACGCAGGTATGGCCAACAGGTTCAGTATATACCAATCTCGTTAATCAATACAATGTTCGTTTTGAAAGCATCAATGATGAACCGCTTAATCAACAGGATGTGATCGGACTGTATGTAAGCATGAGTGGGAGTTTCAAAATCTGTTCATTCGAATTATTGAATATGTGGGAAGGCAAGAAAGCATATAGTTTGGCACAGGGGCAGTAG
- a CDS encoding (4Fe-4S)-binding protein — MQKTFKYPNGEITVIWKPDLCIHSGICARGLPGVFDPKRRPWIDTSQAETHQIIEQVKKCPSGALSIMIDEDAK, encoded by the coding sequence ATGCAAAAAACTTTTAAATATCCCAATGGAGAAATAACTGTGATCTGGAAGCCGGATTTGTGTATTCATTCTGGTATTTGTGCAAGAGGTTTACCGGGAGTATTCGATCCTAAAAGAAGGCCCTGGATCGATACGAGCCAGGCCGAAACACATCAGATCATTGAGCAGGTAAAAAAATGTCCAAGCGGAGCATTGAGTATAATGATCGATGAAGATGCAAAATAA
- a CDS encoding translation initiation factor: protein MSKKNKPDSRGFVYSTDPGFKFEEEQKSAITLFPAQQKLRIWLDAKHRAGKAVTLITGFIGKPEDLEDLGKKLKSFCGTGGSAKDGEIIVQGDQRDKVLQWLIKNGYKDSKKAG from the coding sequence ATGAGTAAAAAGAATAAACCGGATAGCAGGGGTTTTGTTTATAGCACTGATCCGGGTTTTAAATTTGAAGAAGAGCAGAAGTCAGCGATTACATTATTTCCGGCTCAGCAAAAACTCAGAATTTGGCTCGATGCAAAACACAGGGCCGGTAAAGCCGTGACATTAATTACTGGCTTTATTGGAAAACCCGAAGACCTCGAAGATTTGGGAAAGAAATTAAAATCATTTTGTGGCACGGGTGGTTCTGCAAAAGACGGCGAGATAATAGTACAAGGCGATCAGCGGGATAAAGTGTTGCAATGGCTGATAAAGAATGGGTATAAGGATTCAAAAAAAGCTGGTTAA
- the nadC gene encoding carboxylating nicotinate-nucleotide diphosphorylase — protein sequence MNKEQLRHLIDEALKEDVGDGDHSTLSCIEATAKGKAILKIKQDGILAGMEVAKTIFSYKEPASVFTAFKKDGDEMKHGETAFEVGASVHTILKCERLVLNCMQRMSGIATLTKQYTDKLKDYKTQLLDTRKTTPNFRLLEKEAVRIGGGVNHRFGLYDMIMLKDNHIDYCGGIEKAIDKAWQYVQNIKPDLKIEIETRSIEDVKRVITVGKGKVFRVMLDNFTPTQLSEAVKLVGEIFETEASGGINLENIQEYAETAVDYVSVGALIHQAKSLDLSLKAVIA from the coding sequence ATGAATAAGGAACAACTCCGGCATTTAATAGATGAAGCATTAAAAGAAGATGTGGGTGATGGTGATCATTCCACATTAAGTTGTATTGAAGCAACGGCAAAAGGCAAAGCTATTCTTAAAATAAAACAGGATGGAATATTGGCGGGAATGGAAGTAGCAAAAACAATATTCTCCTATAAAGAGCCGGCTTCAGTTTTTACCGCTTTTAAGAAAGATGGTGATGAAATGAAACATGGAGAAACAGCTTTTGAAGTGGGAGCATCTGTGCATACTATTTTAAAATGCGAACGACTTGTGCTGAATTGCATGCAAAGAATGAGTGGTATAGCAACACTCACAAAACAATACACCGATAAGCTAAAAGATTATAAGACGCAACTTTTAGACACAAGAAAAACCACACCAAATTTCCGTTTGCTGGAAAAAGAAGCAGTAAGAATTGGAGGAGGAGTAAATCATCGTTTTGGATTGTATGATATGATAATGCTGAAGGATAATCATATTGATTACTGTGGCGGGATTGAAAAAGCAATTGATAAGGCATGGCAATATGTGCAGAATATTAAACCAGATTTGAAAATTGAAATAGAGACAAGAAGTATTGAGGATGTAAAAAGAGTTATTACTGTTGGAAAAGGAAAAGTATTCCGCGTGATGCTGGATAATTTTACACCGACTCAATTAAGTGAAGCAGTAAAATTGGTTGGAGAAATATTTGAAACGGAAGCAAGTGGTGGGATTAATCTTGAAAATATTCAAGAGTATGCTGAAACCGCAGTGGATTATGTAAGTGTGGGAGCTTTGATTCACCAGGCGAAGAGTTTGGATTTGAGCTTGAAAGCTGTGATTGCCTGA
- a CDS encoding DUF4783 domain-containing protein, with product MKTLFSSLVAVGLIMLSAFTQPGTIDGVISALKSGNANEFGSYFDNNVELTLPDKSDTYSKAQAQNIVKDFFANNKVKGFEVKHKGDQNGGEYCIGTLTTSQGSFRTTVFAKNKGGKQMVNEVRFQSIE from the coding sequence ATGAAAACATTGTTTTCTTCTTTGGTTGCGGTTGGCTTAATAATGCTTTCAGCATTTACCCAACCCGGTACTATTGATGGTGTGATAAGTGCATTAAAAAGCGGTAATGCAAATGAGTTCGGAAGTTATTTTGACAATAATGTTGAATTAACCCTTCCGGACAAAAGTGATACTTACAGCAAAGCCCAGGCACAGAATATTGTAAAAGATTTTTTTGCCAACAATAAAGTGAAAGGCTTTGAGGTAAAACACAAAGGCGATCAGAATGGTGGTGAATATTGCATTGGTACGCTGACCACTTCACAAGGTAGTTTCCGTACTACTGTTTTTGCAAAAAACAAAGGCGGCAAGCAAATGGTGAATGAAGTAAGATTTCAATCTATCGAGTAA
- a CDS encoding 2,3-bisphosphoglycerate-independent phosphoglycerate mutase — translation MSSKKVMLVIMDGWGLGKVVSADAIQNANVPFTRSLYNKYPNTTLTTCGELVGLPDGQMGNSEVGHLNLGAGRVVYQELQRINVAVKTGELAQNSVFLNAIRFAKANNKPLHLIGLVSDGGVHSHINHLKAIVDVCKKENLSNVFIHAFTDGRDCDPKSGLGFITDLQAHLNSSVGKIASVSGRYYAMDRDKRWERVKLAYDALVNGTGAKATDAIAAVENSYASNVTDEFIKPTVVVDEAQQPLAVIKNNDVVICFNFRTDRCREITQVLTQTDMPDQGMKKLSLHYTTMTEYDKTFKKVNVIFENDNLNNTIGAVIEQNGLKQIRIAETEKYPHVTFFFSGGREEPFTGEKRIMIPSPKVATYDLKPEMSAIELTDAILPEIKNKTFDFCCLNYANADMVGHTGIWKAAIKAVETVDSCVEKIVTAALANGYTVFLTADHGNADYMINEDGTPNTAHTLNLVPFFIIDKEWKGTIKPGKLGDLAPTILTMMNLPIPKEMTGEILI, via the coding sequence ATGAGTTCTAAAAAAGTAATGTTAGTCATTATGGACGGCTGGGGACTTGGAAAAGTTGTCTCTGCCGATGCCATACAAAATGCCAATGTGCCATTTACCCGGTCGCTTTACAACAAATATCCCAACACTACTTTGACCACTTGTGGCGAACTGGTAGGATTACCGGATGGCCAAATGGGTAACTCTGAAGTTGGTCATTTGAACTTGGGTGCCGGCAGGGTGGTTTACCAGGAATTACAAAGAATTAATGTGGCTGTAAAAACCGGCGAGTTAGCACAAAACAGTGTTTTTCTCAATGCTATTCGTTTTGCAAAAGCGAATAATAAACCGCTTCATTTAATCGGTCTTGTAAGTGATGGTGGCGTGCATTCGCATATTAATCACCTGAAAGCAATTGTTGATGTTTGCAAAAAAGAAAATCTTTCAAATGTCTTTATACATGCATTTACCGATGGCCGTGATTGTGACCCTAAAAGTGGGTTAGGTTTTATAACAGATCTACAGGCTCATCTGAATAGCTCAGTTGGCAAAATTGCATCTGTAAGTGGCCGTTACTATGCGATGGATCGGGATAAAAGATGGGAACGGGTAAAACTGGCTTACGATGCTTTGGTAAATGGAACCGGTGCAAAAGCTACTGATGCAATAGCTGCCGTTGAAAATTCTTATGCATCAAATGTTACTGATGAATTTATAAAACCTACCGTGGTTGTTGATGAGGCCCAGCAGCCATTAGCTGTTATAAAAAATAATGATGTCGTTATTTGTTTCAATTTCCGTACGGACAGATGCAGGGAGATCACACAGGTACTTACACAAACAGATATGCCTGATCAGGGAATGAAAAAATTATCGCTTCACTACACAACGATGACGGAATACGACAAGACTTTCAAAAAGGTAAATGTTATTTTTGAAAATGATAATCTGAATAATACAATTGGCGCTGTAATAGAACAAAATGGATTAAAACAAATCAGGATTGCCGAAACAGAAAAATATCCGCATGTCACTTTCTTTTTCAGCGGAGGCCGTGAAGAGCCTTTTACCGGTGAAAAAAGAATCATGATACCTTCACCAAAAGTGGCAACATACGATTTAAAACCTGAGATGAGCGCAATTGAATTAACCGATGCCATTTTACCAGAGATAAAAAATAAGACCTTCGATTTTTGCTGCCTGAATTATGCCAATGCTGATATGGTTGGCCATACCGGCATTTGGAAAGCCGCTATTAAAGCGGTGGAAACAGTTGATAGTTGCGTAGAAAAAATAGTTACTGCTGCTTTGGCAAATGGTTATACTGTTTTCTTAACTGCCGATCATGGAAATGCAGATTACATGATAAACGAAGATGGCACTCCTAATACTGCACATACACTAAATCTTGTTCCTTTTTTTATTATTGATAAAGAATGGAAAGGAACGATCAAACCCGGTAAGCTAGGTGATCTGGCACCAACTATTCTTACCATGATGAATTTGCCCATTCCTAAAGAAATGACAGGAGAAATCCTAATTTAG
- a CDS encoding cytochrome C: MKKFFKTVAWILLIAFLAIQFFHPKKNKSEGDQPNAFAKLHAIPDDVKSILKKACDDCHTNNTVYPWYSKIQPVDWWLDDHIVEGKRKFNLDELGKAPIWRRYDKMKDVVKTVKENEMPLDSYTWIHKDAILNDEEKAKLTGWAQGIMTEMEAKFPADSLKRPKRPEPPKQ; encoded by the coding sequence ATGAAGAAATTTTTTAAGACAGTTGCCTGGATATTGTTGATTGCCTTTTTAGCTATCCAGTTTTTTCATCCAAAGAAAAACAAAAGCGAAGGCGACCAGCCTAATGCTTTTGCAAAACTTCATGCCATACCGGATGATGTAAAGTCTATTTTAAAAAAAGCCTGTGACGACTGTCATACCAATAACACTGTTTATCCCTGGTATAGTAAAATACAACCTGTAGACTGGTGGCTAGATGACCATATCGTAGAAGGTAAAAGAAAATTTAACCTTGATGAATTGGGGAAAGCCCCGATCTGGAGACGGTACGATAAAATGAAAGATGTAGTTAAAACAGTAAAAGAAAATGAAATGCCGCTGGACAGTTATACATGGATACATAAAGATGCAATTCTGAATGATGAAGAAAAAGCAAAACTTACTGGTTGGGCCCAAGGCATAATGACTGAAATGGAAGCAAAATTTCCTGCCGATAGTCTGAAGCGACCTAAAAGACCTGAACCTCCTAAACAATAA
- a CDS encoding sigma-70 family RNA polymerase sigma factor yields the protein MTEEAILQGCLKNDSIAQRELYNKYSSKMLAVCYRFAHNREDAEDMLQEGFIKVFTQMHSFEGRGSFEGWIRRIVVHTCINILKRNKKFNESVDLIHATTAVVREESIPAIIQAKQIVECIRLLPIGYRTVLNLYAVEGYNHREIAVMLDIEESTSRSQYTRARAMLEDILIRKRILHKPKQNVDWLMAVGK from the coding sequence ATGACCGAGGAAGCCATTTTACAAGGTTGTTTAAAAAATGATTCGATAGCTCAGCGAGAATTGTATAACAAATACAGTTCTAAAATGCTGGCGGTATGCTATCGCTTCGCTCATAACCGGGAGGATGCTGAGGATATGCTTCAGGAAGGATTTATTAAGGTTTTTACGCAGATGCATTCTTTCGAAGGCAGGGGATCATTTGAAGGTTGGATTCGCCGGATCGTTGTACATACCTGTATTAACATCCTGAAGCGTAACAAAAAGTTCAATGAAAGTGTTGACTTGATTCATGCTACCACTGCTGTAGTAAGGGAAGAGTCGATACCCGCTATCATCCAGGCTAAACAGATAGTGGAATGTATCAGGCTTTTACCAATTGGTTACCGCACAGTATTGAACCTCTATGCTGTGGAAGGTTACAATCATAGGGAAATTGCAGTGATGTTGGATATTGAAGAAAGCACAAGCCGAAGCCAGTATACCCGTGCAAGAGCAATGCTGGAAGATATACTGATAAGAAAAAGAATTTTGCACAAACCAAAGCAGAATGTGGATTGGTTGATGGCCGTAGGAAAATAA
- a CDS encoding PorT family protein: protein MERNFDNRDFEQFLKTNADQYKMYPSGKVWDEINNSLHPRRRWIGIGALLLLVTGAIVSSVMILSPGSSNNEITQQSQAGKTSQSQKAIPEITTKPASVLRVAEADKPIASIRIPSIIYDNSTVTSYTEEAVMQPEDFTTTAHSEKQKTERIAEVATEDWYEVKNKSYSPSLVIGEQPAAFDQNFQVNSERQIKAAQVKQNSFSLDASKPSSEQAVATPKKIERKYIGFQVYFTPGVTYRRLSENKETILAASGSPSIPTNLALQDVKNVVTHKPDIGFELGIAVKYPLSKRIALKTGLQFNISKYDIRAFSYSGEPATIAMQGNNQPSVIRTSYYRNSSGYRPNWLTNVYFSLSMPIGADVKILDGKKVDLGLGLTAQPTYLLDNRAYLLSTDFKNYVKVPDLMRRWNMNGAAEIIVDVKAKRSNWQIGPQVRYQALSSFKDKYPVIENLFTFGLKAGVTFNY from the coding sequence ATGGAGAGAAATTTTGATAACAGGGATTTTGAGCAGTTTTTAAAAACGAATGCTGATCAATATAAGATGTATCCATCTGGAAAAGTGTGGGACGAAATTAATAATTCGCTTCACCCCCGCCGGAGATGGATAGGCATTGGGGCATTACTGCTTTTAGTTACAGGAGCTATTGTTTCATCTGTAATGATTTTGAGCCCGGGGTCTTCAAATAATGAAATAACTCAACAATCACAAGCTGGAAAGACCAGTCAATCACAAAAAGCAATTCCTGAAATAACAACTAAACCTGCTTCTGTATTAAGAGTAGCAGAGGCAGACAAACCAATTGCATCGATCAGGATTCCTTCTATCATATATGATAATTCAACAGTAACAAGCTATACAGAAGAAGCGGTCATGCAGCCTGAAGATTTTACAACAACTGCACATTCTGAAAAACAAAAAACTGAACGCATTGCAGAAGTAGCTACAGAAGACTGGTATGAAGTAAAAAATAAATCTTATTCCCCTTCACTGGTTATTGGTGAACAACCTGCAGCATTTGATCAGAATTTCCAGGTAAATAGCGAAAGACAAATCAAAGCCGCTCAGGTAAAACAAAATTCATTTTCTTTAGATGCCTCAAAACCAAGTTCAGAACAAGCAGTCGCTACTCCTAAAAAAATTGAAAGAAAATACATCGGGTTCCAGGTCTACTTTACACCTGGCGTAACTTATCGCCGCTTGTCAGAAAATAAAGAAACGATACTTGCAGCATCAGGTAGCCCTTCTATTCCCACAAACCTGGCTTTGCAGGATGTAAAGAATGTAGTAACACATAAACCTGATATAGGATTTGAATTGGGCATTGCAGTAAAATACCCACTCAGTAAAAGAATTGCTTTAAAAACAGGATTACAGTTTAATATAAGTAAATACGATATCCGTGCATTCAGTTATTCAGGTGAACCGGCAACTATTGCCATGCAAGGTAATAATCAGCCATCGGTTATCCGCACATCCTACTACAGGAACTCCAGCGGCTACCGCCCTAACTGGCTGACCAATGTTTATTTTTCTCTTTCAATGCCTATCGGAGCTGATGTAAAAATTTTAGATGGTAAAAAGGTGGATCTCGGCTTAGGATTAACAGCACAACCAACCTATTTATTGGATAACAGGGCTTACCTGCTCTCAACCGATTTTAAGAATTATGTAAAAGTACCCGACCTGATGCGCCGTTGGAATATGAATGGAGCTGCTGAAATAATTGTAGATGTTAAAGCAAAAAGATCAAACTGGCAGATTGGTCCGCAGGTTCGCTACCAGGCCCTGTCAAGCTTTAAAGACAAATATCCTGTCATAGAAAATCTTTTCACTTTTGGCCTGAAGGCAGGCGTTACGTTTAATTATTGA
- a CDS encoding excinuclease ABC subunit C — MTSVEFRKIQKTIPDNPGIYKYFDAGNELIYVGKARSLRKRVSSYFTKTFTGYKTHELVKRISKIEFVIVGSEQDALLLENSLIKEFQPKYNISLKDDKSYPYIVIKKEPFPRIFFTRRLIKDGSEYLGPFTSVKKVRELVEFIRNTIPLRTCSLNLSKTNIEKGKFKVCLEYHLGNCKGPCEGLQDVDNYNENLKQVRNILKGNLSEVVNYFKREIKSAVENLAYEKAAILKKKIEFLENYQASSVVVNPRFGNADVFSIVKENQIAYINYLMVRSGTIVQSHTIRAEAKLEETEQEILELCIQNMRTTFNSDAKEIIVPVIITPCQPDVMITVPRSGDKKKLLDLSFKNAGYYIEEIKNKDRLKLGIKNSTSFETLEQLQKDLQLSSLPVHIECFDNSNFQGSYPVSAMVCFKNGEPSKADYRHFNIKTVVGINDFASMKETVFRRYKRLTEEGKDYPQLVIIDGGKGQLSSASEAIRELGLEGKMTLVGLAKNEEEIFFTGDRDSLKLPFNSQSLKFIRKIRDEVHRFGITFHRKKRSAGTFKNELEDIRGIGKATADMLLKEFKSIKNIRNKTIEELALVIGHSKASTVLGYFRDKS; from the coding sequence ATGACGTCTGTTGAATTTAGAAAAATACAAAAAACAATTCCTGATAATCCCGGTATTTATAAATATTTCGATGCCGGCAATGAGCTGATCTATGTAGGTAAGGCCCGAAGCCTGCGGAAAAGAGTCAGCTCCTACTTCACAAAAACTTTTACCGGATATAAAACACATGAGCTGGTAAAACGAATCAGCAAGATCGAGTTTGTCATTGTCGGCTCTGAACAAGATGCGTTGCTGCTTGAAAATTCCTTGATAAAAGAATTTCAGCCCAAGTATAATATCAGTTTAAAGGATGATAAATCATATCCTTATATCGTAATAAAAAAAGAACCTTTCCCGAGAATATTTTTTACCCGCAGACTTATAAAAGATGGTTCGGAATACCTGGGCCCTTTCACATCAGTAAAAAAAGTTAGAGAGTTGGTTGAGTTCATTCGGAATACAATTCCGCTCAGGACCTGTTCACTTAATCTCAGTAAAACAAATATTGAAAAAGGAAAATTTAAGGTTTGCCTGGAATATCATTTGGGCAATTGTAAAGGTCCATGCGAAGGACTTCAGGATGTAGACAATTACAATGAAAATCTTAAACAGGTAAGAAACATTCTTAAAGGTAATCTCTCGGAGGTGGTTAATTACTTTAAAAGAGAGATCAAATCTGCCGTTGAAAACCTCGCCTATGAAAAGGCAGCTATACTAAAAAAGAAAATTGAGTTTCTTGAAAACTACCAGGCTAGTTCAGTGGTAGTAAATCCGCGGTTTGGTAATGCTGATGTTTTTTCTATTGTAAAAGAAAATCAAATCGCTTATATCAATTACCTGATGGTGAGAAGTGGCACAATCGTACAGTCTCATACAATACGAGCTGAAGCCAAACTTGAAGAGACCGAACAAGAAATTCTTGAACTCTGTATTCAAAATATGCGTACCACCTTCAACAGTGATGCAAAAGAAATAATAGTTCCTGTTATTATTACCCCATGCCAACCGGATGTAATGATAACAGTGCCCCGCTCAGGTGATAAGAAAAAACTGCTGGATCTTTCTTTTAAAAATGCTGGTTATTATATAGAAGAGATCAAAAACAAGGATCGATTGAAATTAGGTATAAAAAACAGCACCAGCTTTGAAACTCTTGAGCAACTGCAAAAAGATCTTCAACTTTCAAGTCTACCTGTACATATTGAATGTTTCGATAACTCCAATTTCCAGGGAAGCTACCCTGTATCAGCGATGGTTTGCTTTAAAAATGGAGAGCCATCAAAAGCTGATTACAGGCATTTTAACATCAAAACTGTGGTCGGGATCAATGATTTTGCCTCGATGAAGGAAACTGTTTTTCGGCGCTATAAAAGGCTTACTGAAGAAGGCAAGGATTACCCTCAACTTGTGATCATTGACGGAGGAAAAGGGCAATTAAGCTCAGCTAGTGAGGCTATTCGTGAACTGGGGCTTGAAGGGAAGATGACACTTGTTGGGCTAGCAAAAAATGAAGAAGAGATCTTTTTTACGGGTGATAGGGACTCCCTTAAGCTCCCATTTAACAGCCAAAGTTTAAAATTTATCCGAAAGATCCGGGATGAGGTACATCGTTTTGGCATAACATTTCACCGGAAAAAAAGAAGTGCCGGCACCTTTAAAAATGAACTAGAGGATATACGGGGTATTGGGAAAGCAACTGCAGATATGCTATTGAAAGAGTTTAAATCAATAAAGAATATCAGGAATAAAACGATAGAGGAGCTTGCTTTAGTTATAGGGCATTCAAAGGCAAGTACGGTTTTGGGCTATTTCAGGGATAAAAGCTAA
- the gldN gene encoding gliding motility protein GldN, translating to MKRCFVKISLLGIFVMIIASDAAAQRSGRSGRRNPADTSNRQPQQQVNNNNAPAYNPTAGIPIVVDSAGMKQAEVKKGLRNDNAFDKGNLTARTPLPYEHIRWDDAFYAEKVWRELDLREKLNLVFKYETEDDNGSQMFVDILMKAVQSGQVTAFSDDRFTTPLSVDDINQKTAGQNDTVPVTDPNDINKTLYYKVTKSSFDVKSVNKIAMKEEWVFDRESSRLVCRILGLAPLQTKYLPSGQELGQSVLFWVYYPDLRPTLAKYEVYNPKNMGQSRMTWEELFESRMFSSYIVKSTLDNPSFKPIRSLLNGNQILALLEGDNIKDKIFNFEQNLWSY from the coding sequence ATGAAAAGGTGTTTTGTAAAAATCAGTTTGCTGGGAATATTTGTTATGATTATTGCATCTGATGCTGCTGCACAGCGTTCCGGTAGATCAGGCAGAAGAAATCCTGCTGATACTTCTAACCGTCAGCCTCAGCAACAGGTAAATAATAATAATGCTCCGGCTTATAATCCAACAGCCGGTATTCCGATCGTTGTAGATTCAGCAGGCATGAAGCAAGCAGAAGTTAAAAAAGGCTTGCGTAACGATAATGCCTTTGATAAAGGAAACCTGACTGCCCGCACTCCCTTACCTTATGAGCATATCCGCTGGGATGATGCGTTTTATGCTGAGAAGGTTTGGAGAGAACTGGATCTGCGTGAAAAATTGAATCTTGTATTCAAATACGAGACTGAAGATGATAACGGAAGCCAGATGTTTGTAGACATTCTTATGAAAGCAGTTCAGAGCGGACAGGTTACAGCTTTTTCTGATGACAGATTTACAACACCTTTATCAGTTGACGATATTAATCAAAAAACAGCAGGCCAGAATGATACAGTGCCGGTTACTGATCCTAATGACATCAATAAGACATTATATTATAAAGTGACCAAATCAAGCTTTGATGTCAAATCAGTAAATAAAATTGCAATGAAAGAAGAGTGGGTGTTTGACCGTGAATCAAGCAGACTTGTCTGTCGTATTTTAGGTCTGGCGCCTTTACAAACTAAGTATTTGCCAAGTGGCCAGGAACTGGGCCAGTCAGTTTTATTCTGGGTTTATTATCCTGACCTGCGTCCTACATTGGCTAAATATGAAGTGTATAATCCAAAGAATATGGGACAAAGCCGTATGACATGGGAGGAGTTATTTGAAAGCCGCATGTTCAGCAGCTATATTGTTAAATCTACTTTGGATAACCCATCGTTCAAACCAATCAGGTCATTATTGAACGGAAACCAGATTCTTGCCCTTCTTGAAGGTGATAACATTAAGGATAAAATCTTCAATTTCGAGCAGAACCTGTGGTCGTATTAA